In Nomascus leucogenys isolate Asia chromosome 6, Asia_NLE_v1, whole genome shotgun sequence, one DNA window encodes the following:
- the MRPL36 gene encoding 39S ribosomal protein L36, mitochondrial isoform X1, translating to MKRGKGMRNNNTRENLLKTERRLSKRGGQRQICPGADKLQRPARCSPGQVEKVGAAMKRWGLQGARGGRSHVCNSPGHTQKGRRMELQIHHNMANLFIRKMVNPLLYLSRHTVKPRALSTFLFGSLRGAAPVAVEPRAEVRSLLSPGLLPHLLPALGFKNKRVLKKRCKDCYLVKRRGRWYVYCKTHPRHKQRQM from the exons ATGAAGAGGGGGAAAGGCATGAGAAACAATAATACACGTGAAAACCTCCTGAAAACGGAAAGACGTCTCAGCAAACGTGGTGGTCAGAGGCAGATTTGTCCTGGAGCTGATAAACTCCAGCGGCCCGCCCGGTGTTCACCGGGTCAGGTGGAAAAAGTGGGCGCTGCGATGAAGCGTTGGGGCCTGCAGGGAGCGCGGGGTGGACGCAGCCACGTCTGCAACTCACCtggacacacacaaaaaggaaggCGGATGGAGTTACAG ATTCACCACAACATGGCAAATCTTTTTATAAGGAAAATGGTGAACCCTCTGCTGTATCTCAGTCGTCACACAGTGAAGCCTCGAGCCCTCTCCACATTTCTGTTTGGATCCCTTCGAGGTGCAGCTCCCGTGGCTGTGGAACCCAGGGCAGAAGTACGCTCACTTCTCTCACCCGGCCTCCTGCCCCACCTGCTGCCCGCGCTGGGGTTCAAAAACAAGCGTGTCCTTAAGAAGCGCTGCAAGGACTGTTACCTGGTGAAGAGGCGGGGTCGGTGGTACGTCTATTGTAAAACCCATCCGAGGCACAAGCAGAGACAGATGTAG
- the MRPL36 gene encoding 39S ribosomal protein L36, mitochondrial isoform X2: MANLFIRKMVNPLLYLSRHTVKPRALSTFLFGSLRGAAPVAVEPRAEVRSLLSPGLLPHLLPALGFKNKRVLKKRCKDCYLVKRRGRWYVYCKTHPRHKQRQM; this comes from the coding sequence ATGGCAAATCTTTTTATAAGGAAAATGGTGAACCCTCTGCTGTATCTCAGTCGTCACACAGTGAAGCCTCGAGCCCTCTCCACATTTCTGTTTGGATCCCTTCGAGGTGCAGCTCCCGTGGCTGTGGAACCCAGGGCAGAAGTACGCTCACTTCTCTCACCCGGCCTCCTGCCCCACCTGCTGCCCGCGCTGGGGTTCAAAAACAAGCGTGTCCTTAAGAAGCGCTGCAAGGACTGTTACCTGGTGAAGAGGCGGGGTCGGTGGTACGTCTATTGTAAAACCCATCCGAGGCACAAGCAGAGACAGATGTAG